TCCTAACTCCTAACTTTCTTTAGTACGGCGGATAAGCAAAATCATCTTCATCAGCATAAACGTAAGAGTTAGAAACTCCTGCCATTGCCAACTTAGGCGTTTCTGCTTTTATAGGTTCCTTCCCAAAATCTTTGTATTCTTCAAAAGTTTTGCAAATCATTGCAGACTCCAAAGAATCCGAAGCAATTAAATATTGTGTTAAAGTCCCTACCGTCGGATGTTTGTAGTCTACAGTTGAAGCTACTAGAACAGTATTTGGTTCGATACCTCTTTCTTCACACTCAATTATCGGGCAAAAAATCCCGTGAGCGTGGAACAAAGGGCCTTTTGGTGTCAATGGTTGCTTGCGGTAAATAGCATAAGCCTTTTCTAGTTCAGCAACAAATCCACTAACTACTCTGCCTTGTTGATATTCGCAGTAGGTTTTGCTGAAACTCGCTCCAGCAGCACCATTAAGAGTTAGTTGTAATGGTGATTCATGTAAAAACTTTTTATTCTCACCCACTATAAAAATTAGATAGCGAGTAAAGGTTTTAAATTTAAGTTTATCTGCTAAAAAAGCATCATAATTCTCTTTGAGCGTACCCAGTTTTAGACCACTTTCCCGGTCTTTGACAGACAATGGCCCCCGACGCACTAAAACCAAATTTGGAGTAGTGCTAATAAAGACAGTTTCGACTCCAGAGCTAAATTCATGCTCTACCTGCTGCCAATTATCATCTGGCACAAAGCCAACAGCATTGGCATTATCTAGCTTAATCGCCAAACCGTGGGATTGCATACCATCTGTGCCATACCGAGGATTAATCATCTGACACCAAGGGATGACTTGAGAAGGCGGTGCATTGAATTTCTCGTCTTCAAAGTCGAAATTAGCAGATGCTTTCATCGTTTTAGGCTATCAAAGTGTTTTATTGAACAAGTTAATCGGCAGAGTGCTGATCGTGGAAAACCAGTTATGTGCTGTGGTTCCCAAAGCTTAGGAACTCAAACTGGTGTAGTAGTTTTTCCAGAGTAAGACAGAATTAATCTATGTTGCAATCCCTGTTTCGTTTTTTTACAACAGATTCTCACGTTGGGATCTTCTTATCAGAAAGTTGGGTTTAAAACCCCGTGCTTCTAGCACGGCTTTATATTAGAGGTATTGTGGTAGAGTTAGAAGTGGTCGTTGACCCACCCAGACATCGGAGACAGAAAGCCTAACACCAAAGTTTGATAGAAAACTATCGACGGCGCAGAAAAGACGGCAGACTGGGATAAGAACGAGAGGCAATTGGTTTCATCCTTAAGTTACAAAACACCTGAAAATCTTGTTTGTTTTCAAGTTGCTGCGGGACACGCAGTCGTAAAGTCTGTGGAGCGAACATAAGACCAAATCCTCTTAGGGGGTGGAGGCGGTTGCTATGAAACAGAAACCTAAGTCGTGAGTCTTAGGAATCCCCGACCGTTTACGGCGGGGAGGATGTCAACGTAGACACATCGTGATTTGTCGCAAGCTACCGCCAAGAAGAACCACTGGCGTGCGTATTTCCCCATTGAGAAGTCACGGCGGTTGACTCCCCTTAAAAAAGGCTTACTCTAATTCCCTCCTTAAAAAGGAGAGTTAGGGAGGCTCAAGTTCTAACCCAAGCGTATTAATATATATTCTATATTCTTGGCTCCAAACTATTTGTCTGTTCACATCATTAATCTTCAATAAACTTAGTTTATCCACCATACAACGATAATCTAAATCTAACTCCTGTGCTTCTTTCAAGGCTTGTGGGTATTGAAGTCTATTTTCACTAAACACTCCTAGCGTTAGATGTGGAACGAAGGGTGGATTTTCTCTGCAATATTCAGCTAATATACCTGTATATAATTCATTATGTAATTTGATAACATCCTCCTTTCCTTCCTGAACCATCAAGAACAGATATTCATCCCATGATTTTTGTAATCCCTTTAGATGAATAGGAAATGGTTTGCACTTTCTCAGGATGCTCTTAATATGAAGAGTAAGGCTATCTTCATTAATAGATTGCAGTAGGGGAAACACTAGGGTGATGTGCGGTTCAATTAAATCAAATTGCGGATCGTATTTCTGTCTAAATTTATTGATCTTCTCTATGTTGGTATTTAGGGAATATACGATCGCGTAAGCCATACTTATAAATATCTTTTTGGATGCTACTTTTTATTCCTCCCGTGGTCGTTATGAACTTCGTTCTAACACAACGCCAGTTGCTACAACGGAGGGAACCTCCCTTCGGGTTTACCAGTCGCCTAGGTTGGGAAACCCGCCTATGGCGCTGGATTCACCACAACGCACTGGCTCCCCTACAATACCTAATTTTGTTCAAAAATCAAATAGGAGTCCTATATGAACTCAAAGCAGCGAGAGTTTTTAAATCAGGCACTTCTAAGTCAGCTTGACTTCCTGCCGTTTCTGTGAAGTTTGCTCCTTGTTGACCTGCTCGACGGTTTACCCAGACTGTTGATAGTCCTAGAGATTTAGCAGTAACAATATCGTG
This Nostoc sp. KVJ3 DNA region includes the following protein-coding sequences:
- a CDS encoding DUF5895 domain-containing protein, encoding MKASANFDFEDEKFNAPPSQVIPWCQMINPRYGTDGMQSHGLAIKLDNANAVGFVPDDNWQQVEHEFSSGVETVFISTTPNLVLVRRGPLSVKDRESGLKLGTLKENYDAFLADKLKFKTFTRYLIFIVGENKKFLHESPLQLTLNGAAGASFSKTYCEYQQGRVVSGFVAELEKAYAIYRKQPLTPKGPLFHAHGIFCPIIECEERGIEPNTVLVASTVDYKHPTVGTLTQYLIASDSLESAMICKTFEEYKDFGKEPIKAETPKLAMAGVSNSYVYADEDDFAYPPY
- a CDS encoding 2'-5' RNA ligase family protein, which produces MAYAIVYSLNTNIEKINKFRQKYDPQFDLIEPHITLVFPLLQSINEDSLTLHIKSILRKCKPFPIHLKGLQKSWDEYLFLMVQEGKEDVIKLHNELYTGILAEYCRENPPFVPHLTLGVFSENRLQYPQALKEAQELDLDYRCMVDKLSLLKINDVNRQIVWSQEYRIYINTLGLELEPP